In Macadamia integrifolia cultivar HAES 741 chromosome 5, SCU_Mint_v3, whole genome shotgun sequence, a single window of DNA contains:
- the LOC122078805 gene encoding uncharacterized protein LOC122078805 isoform X2, which translates to MGSSSVDCRDENVESWILSKSQDYFYCGAKPGENIMPLELAIKRELAYRKRIMMLQSQTPVGSTVASMPSKIPIGSTVASMSSQIPVGSAVASMSSQIPMGSIDDSMSSKLDT; encoded by the exons ATGGGTTCCTCATCAGTGGATTGCAGAGATGAAAATGTCGAAAGTTGGATCTTATCGAAGAGCCAAG ATTATTTCTATTGTGGCGCCAAGCCAGGTGAGAACATTATGCCATTGGAGCTTGCAATCAAAAGAGAGCTAGCTTATCGGAAAAGAATAATGATGCTACAATCACAGACTCCCGTTGGTTCTACAGTTGCCTCTATGCCTTCCAAGATTCCCATTGGTTCTACAGTTGCCTCTATGTCTTCCCAGATTCCTGTTGGTTCTGCAGTTGCCTCTATGTCTTCTCAGATTCCCATGGGTTCTATAGATGACTCTATGTCTTCCAAG